The Osmia bicornis bicornis chromosome 12, iOsmBic2.1, whole genome shotgun sequence genome includes a region encoding these proteins:
- the LOC114880190 gene encoding serine/threonine-protein phosphatase 4 regulatory subunit 4-like isoform X5, which yields MVHSLCQDVNSEVRASICLQLRFVAEGLGAESVKPALLPSLVELANDEEINVRCASVQIIAHLLPHLQEDSIKTIIVPLIKKLCENSMRSDDNVICVIAQEYGKIVLGVEKCLSSMEKTWFLKYFQQLAQMGILTSKKESKPNLPFNSNPAEDEKYVECRRCCAFNLPAMFMFVSNSSDDTNALLHTFTALASDHYYLVRRTVACGVHEVAKVLGSRCGEITLDVIKLLKDNSEEVLQGLVPNLGVTLDCLAECQVIGIDRAGNTVMEIGRALLKCESGIAATHNWRLAVLMYSQLEILPKYFSSDFIYSYFVPMAFFRILHARPIPVRLAAGTLFLFLLRYNTKSMQKVELRIKLYSQVANNPDCYVRMMFVRMMVEAMEIFSSVYFKEHFYTVLLNLAEDSVPNIRLKVVSLLPQLKSQLRMPTDKKLLTALETTIRHLRNSEKDRDVLTTLAETLQKLEEIEIKFDTQHLASTLSKQDAEDARKLEEEKRLSGMTSGKSPPPRGATTKRGSWRRTTNDTPGRSISQSSQDRVASPRQSADSGKGRIQLAHPWERIGHTNSNISTTDTNFDNGSCSDYVTQKAQQSRSKLALPFILWPETCECDYAEDYAFHSCPSSDYAKSVFLAIMRENRRRSQQNFLLTRNYAREFPTNIASKDTATLRTFPAHYNPCWPCSSMPEIPVMLSDDEFLVDAGIRIPAQFSQSVSKIPHLQDSVFGKRRTSFNVNRAGGRTTGMSFDKGKPKRNSSVEYEDCIKRKTNGADQANNVRTSIDCEDGLSMVKQSAQQLDKKNPAYLGPMMRSRFGFGVNHERPIDDKMKRRNSLILDKEKPKVVQSKCMLDRTKRHSANFSLKLLDSKETKPNLKEQHSMEVTDYASTERLRRALRRYSTLDVNHNQGHSKIPLRSFVRRSRTAPATRASSPVSSQLRYEEIDKLCRKFQEYQLY from the exons ATGGTACACTCCCTCTGTCAGGATGTAAATAGTGAAGTACGAGCTAGTATCTGCTTGCAGCTACGTTTTGTTGCCGAAGGCCTTGGTGCTGAGTCTGTAAAACCTGCTTTGCTACCATCTCTCGTAGAATTAGCAAATGACGAAGAAATCAATGTAAGATGCGCCTCTGTACAGATAATAGCGCATTTGCTACCTCATCTTCAGGAAG ATTCGATCAAAACTATCATAGTACCgcttattaaaaaattatgcgAAAATTCGATGCGGTCAGACGATAACGTGATATGTGTTATTGCTCAGGAGTATGGAAAAATCGTACTCGGCGTGGAAA AGTGCCTATCATCTATGGAGAAAACATGGTTTTTAAAGTACTTTCAACAGCTTGCGCAAATGGGTATTCTGACGAGTAAAAAAGAATCTAAACCAAATCTTCCATTT AATAGTAATCCTGCTGAAGATGAGAAATATGTGGAATGCAGAAGGTGTTGTGCTTTTAATTTACCTGCAATGTTTATGTTTGTATCAAATTCTTCAGATGACACGAACGCGTTGCTTCATACGTTTACCGCATTAGCAAGTGATCACTATTACTTGGTTAGAAGAACTGTAGCATGTGGAGTTCACGAA gtgGCTAAGGTATTGGGTTCACGTTGCGGAGAAATAACATTAGAcgtaataaaattgttaaaagatAATTCTGAAGAAGTTTTGCAAGGTTTAGTTCCTAATCTAGGAGTAACGCTTGATTGTTTAGCCGAGTGTCAAGTTATCGGGATAGACAGGGCG GGAAACACTGTTATGGAAATAGGTAGAGCATTATTAAAGTGTGAATCGGGAATAGCGGCCACACACAATTGGAGATTAGCAGTATTAATGTATTCACAACTTGAAATACTACCTAAATACTTTTCAAGTGATTTTATCTATTCATATTTCGTGCCAATGGCTTTTTTTAGAATATTACATGCC AGGCCAATACCCGTACGTCTCGCTGCAGGAACtctgttcctttttcttttacgtTACAATACGAAATCTATGCAAAAGGTAGAACTTCGAATTAAACTATACAGCCAAGTGGCTAATAACCCCGATTGTTACGTGAGAATGATGTTCGTTCGCATGATGGTAGAGGCCATGGAAATTTTCTCTTCTGTATATTTCAAGGAACACTTTTATACTGTTTTATTGAACTTGGCAGAAGATTCTGTACCTAATATAAGATTGAAAGTAGTTTCTTTGTTGCCTCAATTAAAGAGTCAGCTACGGATGCCGACCGATAAGAAATTGTTAACCGCATTAGAGACGACTATAAGACATTTAAGGAACAGTGAAAAGGATAGAGACGTGCTTACTACGTTAGCCGAAACTTTACAAAAATtggaagaaatagaaattaaattcgaTACTCAACAT cTAGCTAGTACACTATCGAAGCAAGATGCTGAAGATGCTAGGAAGttagaagaagagaaaagattATCCGGTATGACATCTGGAAAATCTCCACCACCAAGGGGAGCTACAACGAAGAGAG GTAGTTGGCGTCGGACAACTAATGATACTCCAGGGAGATCAAT ATCACAGTCATCGCAAG ATCGCGTAGCGTCTCCTCGTCAATCGGCCGATTCAGGGAAAGGGAG AATTCAACTAGCACACCCTTGGGAAAGAATAGGGCATACCAACTCAAACATTAGCACAACCGATACTAACTTTGACAATGGATCGTGCAGTGATTATGTTACGCAAAAGGCGCAGCAAAGCCGATCGAAATTAGCATTGCCGTTTATACTCTGGCCGGAAACGTGCGAATGCGACTACGCGGAAGACTACGCTTTCCATTCTTGTCCCTCGTCCGATTATGCAAAATCTGTCTTCTTGGCGATCATGAGAGAGAACAGGCGGAGGTCGCAGCAAAATTTCCTACTAACCCGAAATTATGCACGCGAGTTTCCTACTAACATAGCCAGCAAGGACACTGCCACTCTGAGAACCTTTCCAGCTCATTATAACCCTTGTTGGCCTTGTAGCTCGATGCCCGAGATACCTGTTATGCTGTCGGACGACGAGTTCCTCGTGGATGCTGGTATCAGAATACCAGCGCAATTCTCTCAGAGTGTATCTAAGATACCTCATCTTCAAGACTCCGTGTTTGGCAAAAGGAGGACCTCCTTCAACGTGAATCGTGCCGGTGGACGAACGACCGGTATGAGCTTCGACAAAGGCAAGCCGAAGAGAAATTCATCCGTAGAATACGAGGATTGTATCAAGCGAAAAACGAACGGTGCCGATCAGGCAAACAATGTTAGGACTTCCATTGATTGCGAGGATGGCTTGAGTATGGTAAAGCAATCTGCTCAACAATTAGACAAGAAGAACCCAGCGTATCTTGGGCCAATGATGAGGTCGAGGTTTGGTTTTGGCGTTAATCATGAGAGACCTATAGATGATAAGATGAAACGAAGGAACTCGTTGATACTAGACAAGGAGAAGCCTAAAGTCGTGCAATCGAAGTGCATGCTAGACAGGACTAAACGTCACTCCGCGAACTTTAGTTTAAAGCTACTGGACTCGAAAGAGACCAAGCCTAATCTGAAAGAGCAGCATAGCATGGAGGTGACCGATTACGCGTCCACAGAACGTCTACGCCGTGCGCTAAGACGGTACTCGACGTTAGATGTGAATCATAATCAGGGACACAGTAAGATACCATTAAGAAGTTTTGTACGACGTAGTAGAACCGCGCCTGCCACTAGGGCTTCCAGCCCTGTAAGCTCGCAATTAAGGTACGAGGAGATCGATAAACTGTGCCGAAAATTCCAAGAGTACCAACTCTATTAA
- the LOC114880190 gene encoding serine/threonine-protein phosphatase 4 regulatory subunit 4-like isoform X2 yields MTRVIPKVQQSLSTASTEFHIAASSTFKTILEQRLVSYNVFSRTFLQSILNSLEKRDPVICHAWLETLLDVIELLPVEIIRKQILPLTISKGQLSQPVHSRIKCSTILGKICTRFDSALIQKEVLPMVHSLCQDVNSEVRASICLQLRFVAEGLGAESVKPALLPSLVELANDEEINVRCASVQIIAHLLPHLQEDSIKTIIVPLIKKLCENSMRSDDNVICVIAQEYGKIVLGVEKCLSSMEKTWFLKYFQQLAQMGILTSKKESKPNLPFNSNPAEDEKYVECRRCCAFNLPAMFMFVSNSSDDTNALLHTFTALASDHYYLVRRTVACGVHEVAKVLGSRCGEITLDVIKLLKDNSEEVLQGLVPNLGVTLDCLAECQVIGIDRAGNTVMEIGRALLKCESGIAATHNWRLAVLMYSQLEILPKYFSSDFIYSYFVPMAFFRILHARPIPVRLAAGTLFLFLLRYNTKSMQKVELRIKLYSQVANNPDCYVRMMFVRMMVEAMEIFSSVYFKEHFYTVLLNLAEDSVPNIRLKVVSLLPQLKSQLRMPTDKKLLTALETTIRHLRNSEKDRDVLTTLAETLQKLEEIEIKFDTQHLASTLSKQDAEDARKLEEEKRLSGMTSGKSPPPRGATTKRGSWRRTTNDTPGRSISQSSQDRVASPRQSADSGKGRIQLAHPWERIGHTNSNISTTDTNFDNGSCSDYVTQKAQQSRSKLALPFILWPETCECDYAEDYAFHSCPSSDYAKSVFLAIMRENRRRSQQNFLLTRNYAREFPTNIASKDTATLRTFPAHYNPCWPCSSMPEIPVMLSDDEFLVDAGIRIPAQFSQSVSKIPHLQDSVFGKRRTSFNVNRAGGRTTGMSFDKGKPKRNSSVEYEDCIKRKTNGADQANNVRTSIDCEDGLSMVKQSAQQLDKKNPAYLGPMMRSRFGFGVNHERPIDDKMKRRNSLILDKEKPKVVQSKCMLDRTKRHSANFSLKLLDSKETKPNLKEQHSMEVTDYASTERLRRALRRYSTLDVNHNQGHSKIPLRSFVRRSRTAPATRASSPVSSQLRYEEIDKLCRKFQEYQLY; encoded by the exons ATGACTCGTGTGATACCAAAAGTACAGCAGTCATTGTCTACCGCATCCACAGAATTCCACATAGCAGCTTCAtctacatttaaaacaatattagAGCAGAGACTTGTCAGCTACAATGTCTTCAGTCGTACATTCCTCcaaagtatattaaattcgCTTGAAAAGCGTGATCCAG TTATCTGTCATGCATGGCTGGAGACCTTACTGGATGTGATAGAGTTACTGCCGGTAGAAATCATAAGAAAGCAG ATTCTTCCATTGACTATAAGCAAAGGACAATTGTCACAACCTGTCCACTCCAGGATAAAATGCAGCACAATATTAGGAAAGATTTGTACAAGATTTGATTCTGCTCT GATACAGAAGGAAGTTCTACCAATGGTACACTCCCTCTGTCAGGATGTAAATAGTGAAGTACGAGCTAGTATCTGCTTGCAGCTACGTTTTGTTGCCGAAGGCCTTGGTGCTGAGTCTGTAAAACCTGCTTTGCTACCATCTCTCGTAGAATTAGCAAATGACGAAGAAATCAATGTAAGATGCGCCTCTGTACAGATAATAGCGCATTTGCTACCTCATCTTCAGGAAG ATTCGATCAAAACTATCATAGTACCgcttattaaaaaattatgcgAAAATTCGATGCGGTCAGACGATAACGTGATATGTGTTATTGCTCAGGAGTATGGAAAAATCGTACTCGGCGTGGAAA AGTGCCTATCATCTATGGAGAAAACATGGTTTTTAAAGTACTTTCAACAGCTTGCGCAAATGGGTATTCTGACGAGTAAAAAAGAATCTAAACCAAATCTTCCATTT AATAGTAATCCTGCTGAAGATGAGAAATATGTGGAATGCAGAAGGTGTTGTGCTTTTAATTTACCTGCAATGTTTATGTTTGTATCAAATTCTTCAGATGACACGAACGCGTTGCTTCATACGTTTACCGCATTAGCAAGTGATCACTATTACTTGGTTAGAAGAACTGTAGCATGTGGAGTTCACGAA gtgGCTAAGGTATTGGGTTCACGTTGCGGAGAAATAACATTAGAcgtaataaaattgttaaaagatAATTCTGAAGAAGTTTTGCAAGGTTTAGTTCCTAATCTAGGAGTAACGCTTGATTGTTTAGCCGAGTGTCAAGTTATCGGGATAGACAGGGCG GGAAACACTGTTATGGAAATAGGTAGAGCATTATTAAAGTGTGAATCGGGAATAGCGGCCACACACAATTGGAGATTAGCAGTATTAATGTATTCACAACTTGAAATACTACCTAAATACTTTTCAAGTGATTTTATCTATTCATATTTCGTGCCAATGGCTTTTTTTAGAATATTACATGCC AGGCCAATACCCGTACGTCTCGCTGCAGGAACtctgttcctttttcttttacgtTACAATACGAAATCTATGCAAAAGGTAGAACTTCGAATTAAACTATACAGCCAAGTGGCTAATAACCCCGATTGTTACGTGAGAATGATGTTCGTTCGCATGATGGTAGAGGCCATGGAAATTTTCTCTTCTGTATATTTCAAGGAACACTTTTATACTGTTTTATTGAACTTGGCAGAAGATTCTGTACCTAATATAAGATTGAAAGTAGTTTCTTTGTTGCCTCAATTAAAGAGTCAGCTACGGATGCCGACCGATAAGAAATTGTTAACCGCATTAGAGACGACTATAAGACATTTAAGGAACAGTGAAAAGGATAGAGACGTGCTTACTACGTTAGCCGAAACTTTACAAAAATtggaagaaatagaaattaaattcgaTACTCAACAT cTAGCTAGTACACTATCGAAGCAAGATGCTGAAGATGCTAGGAAGttagaagaagagaaaagattATCCGGTATGACATCTGGAAAATCTCCACCACCAAGGGGAGCTACAACGAAGAGAG GTAGTTGGCGTCGGACAACTAATGATACTCCAGGGAGATCAAT ATCACAGTCATCGCAAG ATCGCGTAGCGTCTCCTCGTCAATCGGCCGATTCAGGGAAAGGGAG AATTCAACTAGCACACCCTTGGGAAAGAATAGGGCATACCAACTCAAACATTAGCACAACCGATACTAACTTTGACAATGGATCGTGCAGTGATTATGTTACGCAAAAGGCGCAGCAAAGCCGATCGAAATTAGCATTGCCGTTTATACTCTGGCCGGAAACGTGCGAATGCGACTACGCGGAAGACTACGCTTTCCATTCTTGTCCCTCGTCCGATTATGCAAAATCTGTCTTCTTGGCGATCATGAGAGAGAACAGGCGGAGGTCGCAGCAAAATTTCCTACTAACCCGAAATTATGCACGCGAGTTTCCTACTAACATAGCCAGCAAGGACACTGCCACTCTGAGAACCTTTCCAGCTCATTATAACCCTTGTTGGCCTTGTAGCTCGATGCCCGAGATACCTGTTATGCTGTCGGACGACGAGTTCCTCGTGGATGCTGGTATCAGAATACCAGCGCAATTCTCTCAGAGTGTATCTAAGATACCTCATCTTCAAGACTCCGTGTTTGGCAAAAGGAGGACCTCCTTCAACGTGAATCGTGCCGGTGGACGAACGACCGGTATGAGCTTCGACAAAGGCAAGCCGAAGAGAAATTCATCCGTAGAATACGAGGATTGTATCAAGCGAAAAACGAACGGTGCCGATCAGGCAAACAATGTTAGGACTTCCATTGATTGCGAGGATGGCTTGAGTATGGTAAAGCAATCTGCTCAACAATTAGACAAGAAGAACCCAGCGTATCTTGGGCCAATGATGAGGTCGAGGTTTGGTTTTGGCGTTAATCATGAGAGACCTATAGATGATAAGATGAAACGAAGGAACTCGTTGATACTAGACAAGGAGAAGCCTAAAGTCGTGCAATCGAAGTGCATGCTAGACAGGACTAAACGTCACTCCGCGAACTTTAGTTTAAAGCTACTGGACTCGAAAGAGACCAAGCCTAATCTGAAAGAGCAGCATAGCATGGAGGTGACCGATTACGCGTCCACAGAACGTCTACGCCGTGCGCTAAGACGGTACTCGACGTTAGATGTGAATCATAATCAGGGACACAGTAAGATACCATTAAGAAGTTTTGTACGACGTAGTAGAACCGCGCCTGCCACTAGGGCTTCCAGCCCTGTAAGCTCGCAATTAAGGTACGAGGAGATCGATAAACTGTGCCGAAAATTCCAAGAGTACCAACTCTATTAA